The Dyadobacter sp. 676 DNA window GGAGGATTGGAAACAGGGACGCATTCAGCTGCCCCCGGCGGACGACCAGGAGTTTATCCCTTTACCCGAAGATCACTCACGCCCCGCCGGTGCTCCGCCACGACCGGAACCGCTCTCCTGATGTCACCGCTTTGCATATTTCCTGATGCGGTGAAACGTCAGGAAGTTCGCATCGTGATTGTTCCTCGCACCGCCCAGGCCATCGTCGAATGCGGTCCGGCACACGAAAACGATGTCCCTGCCGTCAAATAGCCAGTCGACATATTGGAAACCGTGACGAACCACATCGGGATGTCGCAGGAGGATTTCGCGAAAATCCCAGGTGATAAGGTCTTTGGAACTGTATAGCGCGAGCGTATTTCGAATACCCGCAGGTGATTTACCCGCATTCGCTTTCTTCACTTCCCCGGGGATCAGGTTCGTCAACGTCCAGTACAGTTTTGTTTTAGGATCAAAACGAATGGTGAATTTTTTGCTACCGCCGGGGAAACTGATAAAATCCTTATCCGGATCAAAACTGGCCGTTTTCCCATCTTCGCTGATCCTGACAATGGCGGCTTTTTCTTCCAGGGTCGTCCTGTCGTCGACGCGCAAAACGTCAGCTACCGATCCGTCGGGCATTACCACGGCATTACCTTCAAGCCAGCCGGTAAAGTGACCGTCCAGGTAAGTCGAATCGAAACGCATCACATTGGTACTAAGCCAATTGGAAGCAATCATCGGATCGGCGCCCAGTGGAATGGACGCTACGAAAGCGCTATAACGCTTGCCCCATTGCTTCGGCGGCCCGGCGGCGTCTTCGATTGCGCGCCACAACCGGCCGCGGTGCTCGATCAACGGCATTGGCGCGCAATGGTACTCGCCCGCTTTCAGCAGGCCATGCGAGTCGTCGGTCGGTTCGGTCCAGTTCCGACCGTAGTCGGCGGAGTTCCGGATGATCATGTTACCGTGATGCCGGTCGGTACCAAGCATATAGAGCTTACCCTGATATACGAACAGCTTTGACCAGAACTGTCCGTTGATTTCCGAAATCTGCTGCCAGCTTTTTCCG harbors:
- a CDS encoding sialidase family protein, producing the protein MIYRFCRAAALICLVVQSFAQSPDFTQVPGTVIAHSPAASGLYIGSPSIAILPNGDYVASHDFFGPKSNEHVRAISRVYRSRDRGKSWQQISEINGQFWSKLFVYQGKLYMLGTDRHHGNMIIRNSADYGRNWTEPTDDSHGLLKAGEYHCAPMPLIEHRGRLWRAIEDAAGPPKQWGKRYSAFVASIPLGADPMIASNWLSTNVMRFDSTYLDGHFTGWLEGNAVVMPDGSVADVLRVDDRTTLEEKAAIVRISEDGKTASFDPDKDFISFPGGSKKFTIRFDPKTKLYWTLTNLIPGEVKKANAGKSPAGIRNTLALYSSKDLITWDFREILLRHPDVVRHGFQYVDWLFDGRDIVFVCRTAFDDGLGGARNNHDANFLTFHRIRKYAKR